One window of Paenibacillus sp. FSL K6-3182 genomic DNA carries:
- a CDS encoding TetR/AcrR family transcriptional regulator — translation MEKNTAASVNRRTDIIAAAIEVFAEIGYYRATTAKVAERAQISQPYVFRFFATKEILLKEALEVSWTRIVVAFRSVIETAGPDQLEKELVEAYIEVMKSYQNETLLLMQAQTIKDEAIVEVMRNGYREVQQLVLNAFQQAGLENPKDKTVIFLARGMLCNVSMALSLPELMY, via the coding sequence ATGGAAAAAAATACAGCAGCGTCCGTTAATCGCCGTACAGATATTATTGCTGCTGCGATTGAAGTATTCGCTGAAATTGGATATTATCGCGCGACAACCGCAAAGGTTGCTGAACGTGCTCAAATATCACAGCCGTATGTTTTTCGTTTTTTTGCAACGAAGGAAATTCTGTTGAAGGAAGCTTTGGAGGTTTCATGGACACGCATCGTAGTTGCATTTCGCAGCGTGATCGAGACAGCGGGACCTGATCAGCTTGAGAAGGAGCTTGTTGAAGCTTATATAGAAGTCATGAAATCGTATCAGAATGAAACGCTGCTGCTAATGCAGGCTCAGACGATAAAAGACGAAGCGATTGTCGAGGTTATGCGAAATGGATACCGTGAAGTGCAGCAGTTAGTATTAAACGCATTCCAGCAAGCTGGGCTTGAGAATCCGAAGGATAAAACGGTTATATTTTTGGCTAGAGGCATGCTGTGTAATGTCTCGATGGCGCTATCCTTGCCGGAGTTAATGTATTAG
- a CDS encoding YfbR-like 5'-deoxynucleotidase — MGIHTYFQSLNDLERIIRCPGKFKFEEHSVSAHSWKVVQYAKTLADIEETNGVTIDWKKLYEITSSHDYGEIFIGDIKTPVKHYSLELRGMLQKVEEGMIALFIEENIPEEFKPIFRRQLREGKDESVEGLILEVADKLDQVYEALTELQRGNTEKEFVVMYREALVKIKKIKLHCVDYFLEHILPDIVKESSNCPVDIQKITKEALEL; from the coding sequence ATGGGAATTCATACGTACTTTCAATCACTTAACGATCTCGAACGTATCATTCGTTGCCCAGGTAAATTTAAGTTTGAAGAGCACAGTGTATCCGCTCATTCTTGGAAGGTTGTTCAATACGCCAAAACATTAGCAGATATTGAAGAAACGAACGGCGTCACAATAGACTGGAAGAAGCTTTACGAAATTACAAGCAGCCATGATTATGGTGAAATATTTATTGGAGACATTAAAACACCAGTTAAACATTACTCCTTAGAACTGCGTGGCATGCTGCAAAAGGTTGAGGAAGGCATGATCGCTCTTTTTATCGAGGAAAATATTCCTGAGGAATTTAAGCCTATTTTCCGCAGACAACTGCGCGAGGGCAAGGATGAATCCGTCGAAGGCCTTATTCTTGAAGTAGCCGATAAGCTTGATCAAGTTTACGAAGCGCTTACGGAATTGCAAAGAGGCAACACCGAAAAGGAATTTGTCGTTATGTACCGTGAAGCGCTCGTCAAAATCAAAAAAATAAAGCTGCATTGTGTAGATTATTTTTTAGAGCACATTTTACCAGACATCGTGAAAGAAAGCTCCAATTGTCCTGTCGATATTCAAAAGATTACAAAGGAAGCCTTAGAGCTGTAG
- a CDS encoding MFS transporter, which yields MATFFLIIIYLAFISLGLPDSLLGSAWPVMRMDLNASLGTAGSISMVIAASTIVSSLISGTVLHRFGTGKVTLVSCILTAGALLGFAWSPSIIWLIIFAIPLGIGAGSVDAGLNNYVATHYKAHHMSWLHCFWGVGATLGPIIMASSISGQNLWRDGYLTVAAIQFILVVILFISLPLWDKVAKSSHVINAEAQNELHDQKLEQAAENKKPWQIKGVKLAMLTFLFYCGIEASMGLWGSSFLVNIKDLPAATAAQWVSWFFVGITVGRMITGFITFKMSSRMLIRYGQLIALIGTVVLVLPFPSIVSLVGFMIVGLGLAPIFPCMLHETPARFGKKNAQSIMGFQMAAAYTGSTLVPPFLGLLATNTTISIFPWFIIIFAIAMLLCTEKLNNFLKRLHVGIAAK from the coding sequence ATGGCAACGTTCTTTTTAATTATTATTTATTTAGCTTTTATTAGTTTAGGTTTGCCGGATTCCTTGCTCGGATCGGCATGGCCAGTGATGAGAATGGATTTGAATGCGTCATTAGGAACGGCTGGGAGCATCTCCATGGTTATTGCAGCAAGCACGATCGTTTCGAGCTTGATAAGTGGTACCGTACTGCACCGTTTTGGCACGGGGAAGGTAACGCTTGTGAGCTGCATCCTGACAGCAGGAGCTTTACTTGGTTTTGCATGGTCTCCTTCAATTATATGGTTAATTATTTTTGCGATTCCGTTAGGTATTGGCGCGGGCAGTGTAGATGCTGGATTAAACAACTATGTGGCTACCCATTACAAAGCTCATCATATGAGCTGGCTGCACTGTTTTTGGGGAGTAGGAGCTACGTTAGGTCCAATTATTATGGCTTCGTCTATCTCAGGTCAAAACCTTTGGAGAGATGGTTATCTCACGGTTGCAGCGATTCAGTTTATTTTAGTCGTCATTTTATTTATTTCTCTTCCTTTATGGGATAAAGTTGCAAAAAGCAGTCATGTTATAAATGCTGAAGCTCAAAATGAGCTGCATGATCAGAAGTTGGAGCAGGCCGCTGAAAATAAGAAGCCATGGCAAATAAAAGGGGTCAAATTAGCGATGCTAACCTTTTTATTTTACTGCGGCATTGAAGCGAGCATGGGATTATGGGGAAGCAGCTTTCTTGTAAATATTAAAGATTTGCCTGCTGCGACAGCAGCGCAATGGGTATCATGGTTCTTTGTCGGAATTACAGTTGGTCGAATGATTACTGGTTTTATAACATTTAAAATGAGCAGTCGCATGCTGATTAGGTATGGCCAGCTGATTGCATTAATCGGAACAGTAGTGCTAGTGCTGCCGTTTCCATCTATCGTCTCGCTTGTCGGATTTATGATTGTAGGGCTTGGATTAGCTCCGATATTTCCGTGTATGCTGCATGAAACACCTGCGCGATTCGGGAAAAAGAACGCACAGTCTATTATGGGTTTTCAGATGGCTGCTGCCTATACAGGCAGTACGCTAGTGCCCCCTTTTCTAGGATTGCTTGCAACCAATACAACGATTAGTATTTTCCCATGGTTTATTATTATATTTGCGATTGCTATGCTCTTGTGTACGGAAAAATTAAACAACTTTTTGAAAAGATTGCATGTAGGAATAGCAGCGAAATAA
- a CDS encoding NAD(P)H-binding protein, whose amino-acid sequence MKKAIVLGATGGTGAPIVEELLNRGIETTAFGRSHQKLKQLAMDLGNPKHLSLKVGDVFNTKELISACEGHEVIFSCANVPYNDMHTKLIPMGEAVMEAANQLGAKIVVVDGIYPYGRKTTNQATEDHPKNPHTKKGKVRLQYEQMVFSPRWIKAHKMIVRLPDYYGPSANQASYLGSTLEGIAAGKPSVFIGTMKVAREFVYLPDAAIMIVELAIREDAYEQNWHIPASGVISGRDFVKIAQRAAGTSKPVIPLGKMGLSLLGLFSPVMKEVVEMLYLTEEPFVISGEKYKRLVGPIPATPYEIGIKATINTLMKRNEVKEAISR is encoded by the coding sequence ATGAAAAAAGCTATTGTATTAGGTGCTACCGGAGGTACTGGTGCTCCCATTGTTGAGGAACTTCTAAACAGAGGAATCGAGACTACAGCATTCGGGCGGTCTCATCAAAAGCTGAAACAGCTTGCAATGGATTTAGGTAATCCTAAGCATTTATCGCTTAAAGTCGGAGATGTTTTTAATACCAAAGAGCTGATATCAGCTTGCGAAGGTCATGAGGTTATTTTTAGCTGCGCGAATGTGCCGTACAATGACATGCATACGAAGCTGATCCCTATGGGAGAGGCAGTTATGGAGGCCGCTAATCAGCTTGGTGCAAAAATCGTCGTTGTGGATGGCATTTATCCTTATGGGAGAAAAACGACTAATCAGGCAACTGAGGATCACCCTAAAAATCCGCACACTAAAAAAGGAAAGGTTCGACTGCAGTACGAGCAAATGGTGTTTAGCCCACGGTGGATTAAGGCGCATAAAATGATTGTACGTTTACCAGACTATTATGGCCCATCTGCAAACCAAGCATCCTATTTGGGATCCACTTTAGAGGGAATTGCGGCCGGCAAACCTTCCGTATTTATTGGAACGATGAAGGTTGCCCGTGAGTTTGTTTATTTGCCGGATGCGGCAATTATGATCGTAGAGCTGGCCATTAGGGAGGATGCTTACGAGCAGAACTGGCATATTCCAGCGTCAGGTGTCATCTCTGGCCGCGATTTTGTAAAGATAGCCCAGAGGGCAGCAGGTACGTCAAAACCAGTCATACCGCTTGGCAAAATGGGCTTATCGCTGCTCGGTTTATTTTCCCCAGTTATGAAAGAAGTCGTTGAGATGCTGTATTTAACTGAGGAACCATTCGTAATAAGCGGTGAAAAATATAAGCGGCTTGTCGGACCGATCCCTGCCACTCCATACGAGATAGGGATTAAGGCTACAATTAATACACTTATGAAACGGAATGAAGTAAAAGAGGCAATATCGCGTTGA
- a CDS encoding sensor histidine kinase, whose product MKRFIPNKMYIPFTYKMMIPYLILVLLTDAVIGYISYTMLIESRTEMAETNIRTAMKQTRSNIEYQLDEIQRMSSTLFSSITFQNALQFEGDQLDMMLKMRDDIIPQMKAPLLLYGNNIRLALYTVNENMLEVSGDDMATPIGRRDYYVLSHHSIENTDWFKSISSTFQDHLWIQVDSDQKLNNISHFRRLVTSSGISSTIGYLRVTARFDELLGNFDTFPIEEGISLRLIDMASGLNLYERGSIDEKASMKSYLSVREEIPGTNFVIETLVPHSYLNKDATRMKKAISTVCFISFLVMAFIGVIVARLSGKKMKRIVTLVQSFQEGNFYKRIGFTGNDEFVHIADSFNQMATSIQDLIKNVYVQGIQKKQAELDVLQAQISPHFLYNTLSTIGSLANLGEVDKVTKMVQALSKFYRLTLNGGNVYITLEKELEQVESYLDIQRVKYADTFKVYFDIEPEIAHIPVIKLILQPFVENIFKHAWFGETIAIRITGKRLGGHIELKIIDNGIGMRPETLKRMLASTIHSDRYGLKNVEERIKLRYGKDFGIHIGSIYGAGTTVQIILPIDEEIIEDLEPLS is encoded by the coding sequence ATGAAGAGATTCATTCCGAATAAAATGTATATTCCGTTTACGTACAAAATGATGATTCCGTATCTTATTCTTGTTCTGCTGACTGACGCTGTGATCGGATACATCTCCTATACGATGCTCATTGAGTCGAGAACAGAGATGGCAGAAACGAATATTCGGACGGCTATGAAGCAGACGAGAAGCAATATTGAATATCAGCTGGATGAGATCCAGCGAATGTCCAGTACACTTTTCAGCAGCATTACTTTTCAGAACGCTCTTCAGTTTGAAGGGGACCAGCTCGATATGATGCTAAAAATGAGGGATGATATTATTCCGCAAATGAAGGCGCCTCTCCTGCTGTATGGAAACAATATTAGACTGGCGCTCTATACGGTAAACGAAAATATGCTTGAAGTTTCGGGCGATGATATGGCCACCCCGATTGGCAGGCGTGACTATTATGTGCTTTCTCATCACAGTATAGAGAATACGGATTGGTTTAAATCCATTTCCTCTACATTCCAGGACCATCTATGGATTCAGGTCGATTCGGACCAGAAACTAAACAACATCTCTCATTTCCGTAGATTAGTCACATCCAGCGGCATTTCGTCTACGATCGGTTATTTGCGCGTTACGGCTCGCTTCGATGAATTGTTAGGCAATTTCGATACATTCCCAATCGAAGAGGGCATCAGCCTGCGATTAATAGACATGGCTTCTGGGCTTAATCTGTATGAACGAGGAAGCATAGATGAGAAGGCTAGCATGAAATCATATTTGAGTGTGAGGGAAGAGATTCCAGGAACAAATTTTGTGATCGAGACGTTGGTTCCTCATTCCTATCTAAATAAAGATGCGACCAGAATGAAAAAAGCGATAAGTACCGTTTGCTTCATCAGTTTCTTGGTTATGGCGTTTATCGGAGTGATAGTTGCCCGTCTGTCAGGGAAAAAGATGAAACGTATTGTAACGCTCGTGCAATCGTTTCAAGAAGGGAATTTTTATAAGCGAATTGGTTTTACAGGAAATGATGAATTTGTTCATATTGCAGATTCTTTTAATCAGATGGCAACCAGCATTCAGGACCTCATCAAAAATGTATATGTGCAGGGCATTCAGAAAAAACAGGCAGAGCTTGATGTGCTCCAAGCGCAAATTAGCCCTCATTTTTTATACAACACACTCTCGACGATCGGAAGTCTGGCTAACTTAGGGGAAGTAGATAAAGTAACAAAGATGGTGCAGGCGCTGTCCAAGTTTTATCGGCTTACGCTAAACGGAGGCAATGTTTATATCACGCTTGAGAAAGAGCTTGAACAGGTGGAATCCTATCTAGACATTCAAAGAGTGAAGTATGCAGATACCTTCAAGGTGTATTTCGATATTGAGCCTGAAATTGCACATATCCCGGTAATTAAGCTGATTCTCCAGCCTTTTGTCGAAAATATTTTCAAACATGCTTGGTTTGGAGAGACGATTGCTATTCGTATTACAGGGAAACGTCTCGGGGGTCATATAGAGCTGAAAATTATTGATAACGGGATCGGTATGAGACCGGAAACGTTGAAAAGAATGCTGGCAAGCACGATCCACTCGGACCGATACGGTCTGAAAAATGTGGAGGAACGTATCAAGCTAAGATACGGTAAGGACTTTGGCATTCATATCGGCAGCATATATGGAGCAGGAACGACGGTGCAAATTATTCTTCCGATCGATGAAGAAATCATTGAAGATTTGGAACCGCTGTCATAA
- a CDS encoding AraC family transcriptional regulator, which translates to MELHDHLVSWNHAFCTIFDVRHINMKAEESLSAYSVPASIFVMSIQGSAQVCLDGVDHYAKRFKIFHTGKGSVLNIRAGAEGFEYYVIYYKARIPLPVRQEMIDLVERAQPFHAQYGFVPAFPVALYRSMTDMHKEWGRAEPLGRLRVRALLHQFVYDLLNQMQVQGVRPAKRDLAAQIISIIHERYAESITLESLSETLNYSVPHLSTYFKSRTGLSPIDYLIKVRIDKAAELLLSTDATLREIAVGIGYQDPYYLGRMFKKNKGLSPTQYKLKYSSKHKVEDYPSISMRSSIVSPNLLGYTDLNDNHYQRSGEGEIPMIKPFKPSMVAGLLLSFILLLSACGVESAVETTNPSTATASPPAEESQTKTISTIAGDIEVPAHPKRIVAGEYLGSLIALGVVPIGTSNHHIKNPYFGDALKGVEDIGDGNGNIEKILEMEPDLIIMDDTYAEMNEQLPKIAPTVIIPYASLKTVHEEITYFGKLLGKEQEAEKWLNDYDRRIAEAKQKVLQVVPADSTFSILEIMDKNISAVGANFGKGGQAVYGGFGFKPPAAVVDEMKDPGWASISNEVLPKYVGDYIILTSDSHTLADLKADPIWNTLDAVKNDRVYIWGSDRSWYWDPIAILIQTEEIAEWLVGK; encoded by the coding sequence ATGGAATTGCATGATCATTTGGTGTCATGGAATCATGCTTTTTGCACCATTTTTGATGTCCGTCACATCAATATGAAAGCCGAAGAATCGTTATCTGCCTACTCCGTACCTGCCAGCATATTTGTGATGTCTATTCAAGGAAGTGCGCAAGTTTGTCTGGATGGTGTGGATCACTATGCCAAACGATTCAAAATATTTCATACTGGCAAAGGATCGGTATTGAATATTCGCGCTGGTGCCGAGGGGTTTGAATATTATGTGATTTATTATAAAGCACGTATTCCATTGCCTGTTAGGCAGGAAATGATCGATCTGGTAGAACGCGCCCAACCTTTTCATGCCCAATACGGCTTTGTGCCTGCTTTTCCGGTAGCATTATATCGCAGCATGACAGACATGCATAAGGAATGGGGAAGAGCAGAACCGCTGGGGAGATTGCGTGTGAGGGCTTTGCTCCATCAATTTGTATATGATTTATTAAATCAAATGCAGGTACAGGGTGTGCGACCGGCAAAACGCGATTTGGCAGCTCAAATCATTTCGATTATTCATGAACGTTATGCAGAGTCCATTACTTTGGAATCCTTATCTGAAACTTTGAATTACAGTGTTCCCCATTTGTCTACTTATTTCAAAAGCCGGACAGGCCTCAGTCCGATCGATTATTTGATCAAGGTACGCATCGATAAGGCAGCAGAGCTGCTGCTCAGTACCGATGCCACGCTAAGAGAAATCGCTGTCGGTATTGGTTATCAGGACCCTTATTATTTAGGCAGAATGTTCAAAAAAAATAAAGGCTTGTCACCGACACAATATAAATTGAAGTACTCATCCAAGCACAAGGTAGAAGATTATCCTTCCATAAGCATGAGATCGTCCATTGTCTCCCCCAATCTACTCGGCTATACTGATTTAAATGATAATCATTATCAACGAAGTGGAGAGGGAGAAATACCAATGATTAAACCATTCAAACCGTCCATGGTGGCGGGATTGCTATTAAGTTTTATTTTATTATTGAGTGCCTGTGGGGTAGAAAGTGCAGTGGAGACGACTAATCCATCAACAGCGACAGCGTCGCCCCCTGCCGAGGAATCCCAGACCAAAACCATCTCTACGATTGCTGGTGATATAGAAGTTCCCGCGCATCCGAAACGAATCGTAGCTGGTGAATATTTAGGAAGCCTCATTGCGCTTGGTGTTGTCCCTATCGGTACTTCTAACCATCACATTAAAAACCCTTATTTCGGTGATGCTTTAAAGGGCGTTGAAGATATAGGAGACGGGAATGGCAATATCGAGAAAATTTTGGAGATGGAACCTGATCTTATAATTATGGATGATACCTACGCTGAAATGAATGAACAGCTGCCAAAAATCGCACCTACGGTTATCATACCTTATGCATCGTTAAAAACCGTTCATGAGGAAATTACCTATTTCGGCAAGCTGCTCGGTAAGGAACAGGAAGCAGAGAAGTGGCTCAATGATTATGATCGAAGAATAGCCGAAGCCAAGCAAAAAGTATTGCAGGTCGTTCCGGCTGACAGTACCTTCTCCATTCTAGAAATAATGGATAAAAACATTTCCGCGGTAGGCGCAAACTTTGGCAAGGGTGGGCAAGCCGTTTACGGAGGATTTGGCTTCAAGCCGCCAGCTGCCGTTGTTGATGAAATGAAAGATCCGGGCTGGGCATCGATATCCAATGAGGTATTACCGAAATATGTAGGGGACTATATAATACTGACTTCCGATTCGCATACCCTTGCTGATCTCAAGGCTGATCCGATTTGGAATACGCTTGATGCGGTCAAGAACGATAGGGTGTACATATGGGGAAGCGACCGGTCATGGTACTGGGACCCCATAGCGATCCTAATTCAAACTGAAGAAATAGCAGAATGGTTAGTTGGTAAGTGA